The genomic DNA gacttcaaggagatccaaccagtccattataaaggagatcagatgggtgttcattggagggactgatgctgaggctgaaactccaatactttggccatctgatatgaagagctgacttattggaaaagaccctgatcttgggagggattggggacaggaggagaaggggacgacagaggatgagatggttgaatggcatcatcgactcgatggacatgggtttggatagactccgggagttggtgatggaccgggaggcctggtatgctgctgttcatggggtcgcagagtcggacacgactgagcgactgaactgaactgaactgaggagggtAGCATGGAGTAGGGAGTGGGGAGGATACAGAATGATAGCTAAAGGGTACAGATTTCCCTTAGAGATGATAAAAGTGTTCTAAAATGGATTCTGATGATGGCTGATTGAGCATATCTGCatatatactaaaaatcattgaattatacactttaaatcgGTGGATTTTATcaaatgtgaattatatctcagtaaagctgtttttgttttttaaattgaagacatTTTGTGTTCATGTTTCTTTCCAACCTATATCCCCTTGAACCTAGAATTCTAGGGATTTAGAAttaataattattactattacttGCCTGTACCTACTTTCCTTGTCATAGCTTAGTTTGTACTATAAAGAATACACAATTATCTGTCACCATGAAAGTATATTTAATGTCCTAACATGAATACAGTAATATATACACGTATAAAGTAGGTGAGTCCTACACTTTGTACTTAGATCTAAGTAATTAGACTTTGGAATTAGGATATCAAATGCATAATCTTTCTTATTAGCCtagtattttattatgaaatacatGACACCTTCTAAATCTAAAAGGctagaaggacttccctggtggtccagtggttaagactccactcttccactgcaggaggcatagactttatccctggttagggaactaagatcctgcacactgcaaagtggccacacacacacacacacacaaagtctagACACCCTTTTAAAGCTCTAGAAATGCCCTTAACTATTCCAAGTCTCTCTGGGACATATTTTTCAGATGGCACTATTCAGGTTCCTGACCCACCACACTGCAGATCTGGGGTACGAAAGCCCAGCACCAAAAATGCAGCCCTCTTCTAACCTCCAAATGCCCATCTGCTATGTCTCCACGTCTTCTGTTCTAGTCACACCTGTTGTGACAGTGGCCCCTGAACATGCCTAGTGCTTTTCATTGCTCTGCACTTTGGCTCACCCTCATGTGAAATCCTTTTCCTCCCTTGGTCAACCCTGAAGACTAAGCTCAAAGTTAAAGAACCTTTCTCTCAGTAACCAATCCTCACAACCCAGTTTATCTTTTAGGCTCCCATAACATGTGACTTGTACCTATTTTATACCACCTTATATGGACAGGTAATAGCTTTGGAAATGTGGATTTCTACTGAcaggaaatgaagaggaactaaagagcctcttgatcagggtgaaagagaatgaagaagctggcttcaaactcaacattaaaaaaactaagatcatggcattcagtcccatcacttcacggcaaatagaagggggaaaggtggaagcagtgacagattttcctttcttgggctccaaaatcactgcagacagtgactgcagtcatgaaattaaaagacacttgttcactggaaggaaagctatgacaaacctagacagtgtattaaaaagcagagatatcactttgccaacaaaagttcaaccagtcaaagctatggttttcccaatagtcatgtaaggatgtgagagttggaccataaggaagactgagcaccgaagaattgatgcttttgaattctgttcctgaagaagactcttgagagtcccttggactgcaagatcaaaccagtcaatcccaaaggaaatcaatcctgaatattcgttggaaggactgatacggaagctgaagctccaatatttcggccacctgatgtgaaaagctgattcagtggaaaagaccctgatgctgggaaagatggaagacaaaacaagggggcggcagaggatgagttggttggacggcatcattgactcaatggacatgagtttgagcaaactccaggagacagtgaaggacagggaagcttggtgtgctgcagtccctggggttgcagagttggacaccacttggAGACTGAGCAAAATGTCTGTAGGGAACTGTAAGGCCCTTGAGAGGAAAAGACCATTTTTATATTCTGAACTTAACATTCTCTTAGCTCAGTGTTAAACAAGTATTCACTAACTTGATGAAAAGAAGAATGGATGAAAGGAGTCGTCATAGTGCCCGTCCAGGATGCTTTTTGTGTTGGGTTCAGCTAAGTAGGTCAGTTACCAAACAAAGGATTATTTGTAAGAGTTCTGGAAAGCTTTCCTGCCAAAATTTCTCTTCCACATTATACTACTACGAATTGAAATGTTACCACTGTTGGAGGCTCACCCAGCTCTACCCTCTCCCAAAAGGCAAACAGGCCTGAGGAGGTGGGAGTAGTATGTCTTTCAAACATGCCAGTCAGCTGAATGCAAACTGAGAAGCACAAAGAGTTCAGTGAGCCAACAAGTCACGCCTGGGCTTATGTCACGGGGAAGTGCTGATCAAGCAGAGTGAAAAGAAAGGCTAATGTCCAGGAAAAAGCAATAGGAGGAAAGGGGGTGGTCCGAGAGGCCAGGGTATGAGTCAGCCTCGCAAGGGCTGGCAGCACTCTCATCAGCAGTGGCATGGCAAGCAGCAGAGAAAAGGGTATTTGCCATTGCACTGTGAGAATGGAGGGAAGGAGTGTATGGCTGCCGTGAATTATGGCAGATGTCTGGGTCAGGGAACTGAAGGAGATCAATAGGAAATACAACTAGGACTTAACAAAGAAGGGGCAACGATGGAACACAAGCTGAGATCAGTGAACTAATTCAGATACTCACGAGCAGACAGAAACTACCAGGAAGCAAAGGGGCAGAGGAAGACTGATCCGAGGGAAGTAGCCATCAGGTGCCAGAAGTTAGCCTTTCCTTATCTTCTAGCACGTCCTCTCACTTTCACCTCTTTGCCTTTGCTTCATCCTACCCTGAATTCACATACCCCCTCATCTCAGTTCTTCGCTGTCTGAGAAGCAACAGAgtcaaacaaaatgtggtctcaTGATTGCTTTCATGTCACTCTCGGTCCATATCCCAACCTTATCCCAAACtacataaaaatgaagaaatttatttcatctttctctttattctcaAAATACAATTGCATAAAAATCCAACAGGAACAGGCTGTTCCCTGTATGGTCTCCAGTGCTCTGAGGCAGAACTGAGCCCCTAGGAATGTGAGAGGACCATCTTAAGCCAGTAATAGTTACTGTCTGAGCTCGAGGGCCCAAAACCAAATCCCTGGATGTGTGCTGGGGCTTGGGCTCCAGTTCTTGCAGAGGAATAGGAGTGGAAATCATTTTGAGATGACAAACTGACCAGAAGAGCGCTCAGCAGCAGTAAGGTCTGGTGGGAGAAGCAGGGAAGGTGACCCTCCTTTCTGCTGCCAACTAAGGCAGAGGCACGTGACTCCAGCAAGGGCTGAAGTAGGTAGCAGCTCCTCGGATCCCATAATGGAGAGGCCAACCCACGCCGGGGCTAGTTAACTGGAGTGCTGGGACAGTGGAATGCTAGCCATAAGAATGGAGACAAACTGCTCCAATCTCTGAGCAGCTTGCTTCCCGGCCTCTAGTACTTCCTCGTGATTGGCCTTCCCCTGGCTCTCATAATCCAAGATGACCTTGTTTGTGATGAGTGAGAAGCCACAGACTCGAAGTCCACAGTGTCTTGCGACTATAACTTCTGGTACCGTGCTCATGCCTGATGtgaaaaaagagggaaataaactgTCAGAATCCCCAAATGACCCTTAGCCTCACCGCCATTCACCACCTTGTTGACAATTTGACACTAAGAAAACATCCAAAGAAGCAGCTAAATTAGTGTCAAGCTTAGGTTGTTCTGTATTATCTAAAAAGTTGGGCTTCAGGGGGCTTTACACATTTCTTATAGTATCACCACTGCAAGGCTTTATTTCTATCTCTGTGTGTGACCATTTTAAGTCAATTCTATTGTTGCAATTCTATTTTCCAGCCAGAGGTATACAAGGTGCCtatgatatttattaaataatcaaaAACAGTTATCACACAATGGACAGTTCTCACATTAGCATTACACTGGTTAAAGTCCTTGGTGCTGGGTGGTGGGTTGAGGCTACAGTGCAAACCCCTCAATCACCTTTAAAGTCAGTTAATTCAATCTTCCCTTAAAGCAGACCCCTACTTCAGTGTATCATCTAACGCTACAATCTTTTACTCTTTTCCAACCTATTTTACCAGGATCCTCTCTTCAAGCCTCCAAGTCAAGGGAGTTCCTTGGCaatccagtgtttaagactctgtacttccaatgcagggactgcAGATTCAATCCccgattagggaactaagatcccacatgccctgcagagcagccaaaagaaaaaaaaaagacaaaacaaaaaagtccCCCCAAATTATGAAGCCACCAGCCAAGTTCCCCTTCTCACCAACAGCATCCGCCCCTAGCTTCTGCAGCAGGTGACACTCTGCCACAGTCTCATAATTGGGGCCCGCCACCATCACGTAGGTGCCTTCCTGTAACTCGCTCTGCTCCCCCATTTGTTTCCAGGTACTGTGAGCTTTCTGCCTCATATCCCGGTCGTAGGCATCAGACATGGCAGGGAAACGAACTCCAAACCTAGAGCACAGGTTGGATTATCTCAGATTAATGGAATACAGCGAGCTCTCCCAAGTTGACCCATCTAAACAAAAAGAAGCAGGAGAGATACCTTTCATCATTGGGCCCTCTGAGAGGGTTCTCACCACTGAAACCAGGTAGGTTGATGTGATCACGGATCAGCATGATATCGCCAACCTCAAAGTTGGGGTTGAGCCCTCCAGCTGCATTGGTGACCACTAGGGTCTCCACACCCAGAAGCCGGAAAACCCTCACTGGGAATGTCAccttagaagagaaaaataaacatcggagagttttctttaaaattttaccaaTACACCCAAGCAGAAAAACATGACATACATcatcaaagaagagaaaggaggggaCCAAAAATCTACCTTGCTTAAGCAGCTAGGTAGTAAAATAGGAGAGAGAGGTCTATGTCCCTTCTTCCAGACCCAGTCAGGCTTGTGCCTCTGTTTTACCTTCCAGAGCGGGTAGCCTTCATACATGTGGAACCTGCCCTGCATCATCACACAGGCTCTGCCATTCAAGATCCCAAACACCAGTCGACCAGCATGACCTGGCACTGTAtgcagaaaagagaaggaaatgcatGGAATGAAGCTTTCATACAACACATATCCCCTGAGCACCTACACTGGCCCGACTCACCCTGTTCAACATGTGAGGGTATAATTAACCAATAGAAAACATCATCCTCTCCACTCTCAGAAACTTTAAGTCTGGTGGAGgtgtgctcagccgcttcagtcgtgtccagctctttgtgaccctatgaactgtagcccgccaggctcctctgtccatgggactctctaggcaagaataatactggagtaggttgtcattctcttctccaggggatcttcccaacttagggactgaaccagggtctcctgtactgcaggtggattctttactactgaaccaccagggaagccacgggTGCGGGAGACAGAAAGTAATCATAAACTTAGATACAAGTACACTCTGAGATTAGGGCGATGGGGGCTAAGATGTTCAATGTGAATATACACCATTACTtcttaaagaaactttaaaaaggcTATGAACAAGGAAACGGGCCGACACTGGACCCATACAAGTCTTTTCTGTGACTCACAAAATAGTCCTGTGGGAATACATGCCCTGTATGTGACAGGTAGGGGCATGGGACTGCAAAGATAACTCCTCACACAGACATAGTAAGAATTATTACTATTTCTTTCATCTACCATTTCTAAAGGGAATCAATGGTCTGGGAGAACAACCAAAACAAAGAGGGAGAGTTCAGGGGGTACTCAGAGATTGAGGAGCATATAAAAAAGTTACCTGTAATAGAGCAGAGGTGATTCAGTTAGGAAAACCCAAGTagagtataaaaaataaattgacaaaGTTTAAAAGGATTAACCACTTTTCACTGAGTGCAGTGCCCTTGTCACTGGGTAGAGTGGCAGATGGAGCCAAAGTCACTACTATCTCCCTTAGAAACTTTGCACTCCCTTCTCtctactatttccttctccaaccccatTGCCACTCCCTGCTCTGGTCTCCTAGTCTTATTCCAAAGGGAATGAAAAATATCTGTTAAAAGTCTTAACTCTGcagggaaaagaggaaggaaggcacaatctgaaaaa from Ovis aries strain OAR_USU_Benz2616 breed Rambouillet chromosome 7, ARS-UI_Ramb_v3.0, whole genome shotgun sequence includes the following:
- the LOC101105064 gene encoding purine nucleoside phosphorylase, giving the protein MLPSPSAPSPLPPPPKVKCSWRKILGVERTQIGFTALPGAIESGRVTMETRPAAYSLAIGWGLWRWGYNEPARCKQCANCVDNTRWLKPAELSGADMNGEGQTHRDGVFGTMENGFTYEDYQDTAKWLLSHTKHRPQVAVICGSGLGGLINRLTQAQTFDYSEIPNFPQSTVPGHAGRLVFGILNGRACVMMQGRFHMYEGYPLWKVTFPVRVFRLLGVETLVVTNAAGGLNPNFEVGDIMLIRDHINLPGFSGENPLRGPNDERFGVRFPAMSDAYDRDMRQKAHSTWKQMGEQSELQEGTYVMVAGPNYETVAECHLLQKLGADAVGMSTVPEVIVARHCGLRVCGFSLITNKVILDYESQGKANHEEVLEAGKQAAQRLEQFVSILMASIPLSQHSS